One genomic window of Bactrocera dorsalis isolate Fly_Bdor chromosome 4, ASM2337382v1, whole genome shotgun sequence includes the following:
- the LOC105232036 gene encoding phosphorylase b kinase gamma catalytic chain, skeletal muscle/heart isoform isoform X1: MAKDEEEDDVLPDKDAAKGFYAKYEPKEILGRGISSTVRRCIEKETGIEFAAKIIDLGAATEAGDTNPYHMLEATRQEISILRQVMGHPYIIDLQDVFESDAFVFLVFELCPKGELFDYLTSVVTLSEKKTRTIMRQIFEGVEYIHAKNIVHRDLKPENILLDENHNVKITDFGFARQLKGDEKLTDLCGTPGYLAPETLKCNMFEGSPGYSKEVDIWACGVIMFTLLVGCPPFWHRKQMVMLRNIMEGKYSFTSPEWADISEDPKDLIRKCLVVDPAKRITVKEVLKHPFFNQMLFEQNIDGLKRSLSTKSRRMSRINDIALVLCSEPSTDGRTTYQLKSQNLRNSPSSGAQLYYNPNIIKTQTNYSYNKLPSTYASNNISNNNNRKSMTNMYLSKQASNQSNNSNNTYTTNATTSPSTTFPQAYNNNYNQRNYQSNGNAFDNTTAGPTTFLPTNQNNNSIGNATPAPTPFITQDQQQQQLLYQQQQQFIQKQQQTYEQQRLSISWCCGNENLLLRKQSRFNARKKFQFAILVIRAMIRIRRLRYTAEPLRVEEAIRDPYRVKVLRKVIDGCAFRVYGHWVKKGEGQNRAALFENTPRTELHALYINNLSR; this comes from the exons AGGCATCAGTTCCACAGTGCGACGCTGCATTGAAAAGGAGACCGGCATCGAGTTTGCCGCCAAAATCATCGATCTTGGCGCCGCCACAGAAGCTGGGGATACCAATCCATATCATATGCTCGAAGCCACAAGACAGGAAATTTCAATACTCAGACAAGTTATGGGGCATCCCTATATAA TTGATCTACAAGATGTCTTCGAATCGGATGCTTTCGTCTTTTTAGTATTTGAATTGTGTCCGAAAGGTGAACTCTTCGATTACCTCACCTCGGTTGTAACGTTGTCGGAGAAGAAGACACGCACCATAATGCGACAAATATTTGAGGGTGTCGAATATATACATGCAAAGAATATTGTACATAGAGATTTGAAACCCGAAAATATTCTACTCGATGAAAATCATAATGTTAAAATAACAGATTTCGGTTTTGCGCGACAACTGAAGGGTGACGAAAAGTTAACAG ACCTCTGCGGCACGCCTGGCTATTTGGCGCCGGAAACATTGAAATGTAATATGTTCGAAGGCTCGCCTGGATATTCAAAAGAAGTTGATAT TTGGGCATGCGGCGTCATTATGTTCACATTACTTGTTGGCTGTCCACCGTTTTGGCATCGCAAACAAATGGTCATGTTGCGCAACATAATGGAGGGCAAATACAGCTTCACCTCACCCGAATGGGCTGATATATCAG AGGATCCAAAGGATCTCATACGGAAATGTCTAGTCGTCGATCCAGCGAAACGAATCACAGTGAAAGAAGTATTAAAGCATCCGTTCTTCAATCAGATG TTATTCGAGCAAAATATCGATGGACTGAAGCGCAGCCTATCCACCAAATCTAGGAGAATGAGTCGCATCAATGACATTGCACTG gTTTTATGCTCCGAACCGTCGACTGATGGCCGCACCACTTATCAGCTGAAATCGCAAAATCTACGCAACTCGCCTAGCAGTGGCGCGCAATTGTATTACAATcctaatattattaaaacacAGACGAACTATAGTTACAACAAACTACCGTCAACGTATGCCAGCAATAAtattagcaataacaacaatcgcAAGAGCATGACAAACATGTACTTAAGCAAACAAGCGAGTAATCAAAGCAATAATAGCAATAACACCTATACTACAAACGCAACTACTTCCCCGAGTACGACATTCCCTCAAGCGTACAATAACAATTACAATCAACGCAACTATCAAAGTAATGGTAATGCGTTTGACAACACTACGGCTGGTCCGACTACATTCCTCCcaacaaatcaaaataataacaGTATTGGCAACGCAACGCCGGCGCCGACGCCATTTATAACGCAAgaccagcagcaacaacagttgctctatcagcagcagcaacaatttatacaaaaacaacagcaaacataTGAACAACAG CGTCTTTCAATCAGTTGGTGTTGTGGCAATGAGAATTTGCTT ctGCGTAAACAAAGTCGCTTTAATGCACGCAAGAAATTCCAATTCGCCATATTGGTTATACGTGCTATGATAAGAATCCGCCGATTGCGCTACACCGCCGAGCCATTACGCGTCGAAGAGGCTATACGCGATCCATATCGGGTCAAGGTGCTGCGTAAG GTGATTGATGGCTGCGCTTTCCGCGTTTACGGGCATTGGGTGAAGAAGGGCGAAGGCCAGAATCGTGCCGCACTCTTCGAGAACACACCACGCACAGAATTGCATGCGCTCTACATAAACAACTTGAGTCGATAG
- the LOC105232036 gene encoding phosphorylase b kinase gamma catalytic chain, skeletal muscle/heart isoform isoform X2 codes for MAKDEEEDDVLPDKDAAKGFYAKYEPKEILGRGISSTVRRCIEKETGIEFAAKIIDLGAATEAGDTNPYHMLEATRQEISILRQVMGHPYIIDLQDVFESDAFVFLVFELCPKGELFDYLTSVVTLSEKKTRTIMRQIFEGVEYIHAKNIVHRDLKPENILLDENHNVKITDFGFARQLKGDEKLTDLCGTPGYLAPETLKCNMFEGSPGYSKEVDIWACGVIMFTLLVGCPPFWHRKQMVMLRNIMEGKYSFTSPEWADISEDPKDLIRKCLVVDPAKRITVKEVLKHPFFNQMLFEQNIDGLKRSLSTKSRRMSRINDIALVLCSEPSTDGRTTYQLKSQNLRNSPSSGAQLYYNPNIIKTQTNYSYNKLPSTYASNNISNNNNRKSMTNMYLSKQASNQSNNSNNTYTTNATTSPSTTFPQAYNNNYNQRNYQSNGNAFDNTTAGPTTFLPTNQNNNSIGNATPAPTPFITQDQQQQQLLYQQQQQFIQKQQQTYEQQLRKQSRFNARKKFQFAILVIRAMIRIRRLRYTAEPLRVEEAIRDPYRVKVLRKVIDGCAFRVYGHWVKKGEGQNRAALFENTPRTELHALYINNLSR; via the exons AGGCATCAGTTCCACAGTGCGACGCTGCATTGAAAAGGAGACCGGCATCGAGTTTGCCGCCAAAATCATCGATCTTGGCGCCGCCACAGAAGCTGGGGATACCAATCCATATCATATGCTCGAAGCCACAAGACAGGAAATTTCAATACTCAGACAAGTTATGGGGCATCCCTATATAA TTGATCTACAAGATGTCTTCGAATCGGATGCTTTCGTCTTTTTAGTATTTGAATTGTGTCCGAAAGGTGAACTCTTCGATTACCTCACCTCGGTTGTAACGTTGTCGGAGAAGAAGACACGCACCATAATGCGACAAATATTTGAGGGTGTCGAATATATACATGCAAAGAATATTGTACATAGAGATTTGAAACCCGAAAATATTCTACTCGATGAAAATCATAATGTTAAAATAACAGATTTCGGTTTTGCGCGACAACTGAAGGGTGACGAAAAGTTAACAG ACCTCTGCGGCACGCCTGGCTATTTGGCGCCGGAAACATTGAAATGTAATATGTTCGAAGGCTCGCCTGGATATTCAAAAGAAGTTGATAT TTGGGCATGCGGCGTCATTATGTTCACATTACTTGTTGGCTGTCCACCGTTTTGGCATCGCAAACAAATGGTCATGTTGCGCAACATAATGGAGGGCAAATACAGCTTCACCTCACCCGAATGGGCTGATATATCAG AGGATCCAAAGGATCTCATACGGAAATGTCTAGTCGTCGATCCAGCGAAACGAATCACAGTGAAAGAAGTATTAAAGCATCCGTTCTTCAATCAGATG TTATTCGAGCAAAATATCGATGGACTGAAGCGCAGCCTATCCACCAAATCTAGGAGAATGAGTCGCATCAATGACATTGCACTG gTTTTATGCTCCGAACCGTCGACTGATGGCCGCACCACTTATCAGCTGAAATCGCAAAATCTACGCAACTCGCCTAGCAGTGGCGCGCAATTGTATTACAATcctaatattattaaaacacAGACGAACTATAGTTACAACAAACTACCGTCAACGTATGCCAGCAATAAtattagcaataacaacaatcgcAAGAGCATGACAAACATGTACTTAAGCAAACAAGCGAGTAATCAAAGCAATAATAGCAATAACACCTATACTACAAACGCAACTACTTCCCCGAGTACGACATTCCCTCAAGCGTACAATAACAATTACAATCAACGCAACTATCAAAGTAATGGTAATGCGTTTGACAACACTACGGCTGGTCCGACTACATTCCTCCcaacaaatcaaaataataacaGTATTGGCAACGCAACGCCGGCGCCGACGCCATTTATAACGCAAgaccagcagcaacaacagttgctctatcagcagcagcaacaatttatacaaaaacaacagcaaacataTGAACAACAG ctGCGTAAACAAAGTCGCTTTAATGCACGCAAGAAATTCCAATTCGCCATATTGGTTATACGTGCTATGATAAGAATCCGCCGATTGCGCTACACCGCCGAGCCATTACGCGTCGAAGAGGCTATACGCGATCCATATCGGGTCAAGGTGCTGCGTAAG GTGATTGATGGCTGCGCTTTCCGCGTTTACGGGCATTGGGTGAAGAAGGGCGAAGGCCAGAATCGTGCCGCACTCTTCGAGAACACACCACGCACAGAATTGCATGCGCTCTACATAAACAACTTGAGTCGATAG
- the LOC105232036 gene encoding phosphorylase b kinase gamma catalytic chain, skeletal muscle/heart isoform isoform X3, protein MAKDEEEDDVLPDKDAAKGFYAKYEPKEILGRGISSTVRRCIEKETGIEFAAKIIDLGAATEAGDTNPYHMLEATRQEISILRQVMGHPYIIDLQDVFESDAFVFLVFELCPKGELFDYLTSVVTLSEKKTRTIMRQIFEGVEYIHAKNIVHRDLKPENILLDENHNVKITDFGFARQLKGDEKLTDLCGTPGYLAPETLKCNMFEGSPGYSKEVDIWACGVIMFTLLVGCPPFWHRKQMVMLRNIMEGKYSFTSPEWADISEDPKDLIRKCLVVDPAKRITVKEVLKHPFFNQMVLCSEPSTDGRTTYQLKSQNLRNSPSSGAQLYYNPNIIKTQTNYSYNKLPSTYASNNISNNNNRKSMTNMYLSKQASNQSNNSNNTYTTNATTSPSTTFPQAYNNNYNQRNYQSNGNAFDNTTAGPTTFLPTNQNNNSIGNATPAPTPFITQDQQQQQLLYQQQQQFIQKQQQTYEQQRLSISWCCGNENLLLRKQSRFNARKKFQFAILVIRAMIRIRRLRYTAEPLRVEEAIRDPYRVKVLRKVIDGCAFRVYGHWVKKGEGQNRAALFENTPRTELHALYINNLSR, encoded by the exons AGGCATCAGTTCCACAGTGCGACGCTGCATTGAAAAGGAGACCGGCATCGAGTTTGCCGCCAAAATCATCGATCTTGGCGCCGCCACAGAAGCTGGGGATACCAATCCATATCATATGCTCGAAGCCACAAGACAGGAAATTTCAATACTCAGACAAGTTATGGGGCATCCCTATATAA TTGATCTACAAGATGTCTTCGAATCGGATGCTTTCGTCTTTTTAGTATTTGAATTGTGTCCGAAAGGTGAACTCTTCGATTACCTCACCTCGGTTGTAACGTTGTCGGAGAAGAAGACACGCACCATAATGCGACAAATATTTGAGGGTGTCGAATATATACATGCAAAGAATATTGTACATAGAGATTTGAAACCCGAAAATATTCTACTCGATGAAAATCATAATGTTAAAATAACAGATTTCGGTTTTGCGCGACAACTGAAGGGTGACGAAAAGTTAACAG ACCTCTGCGGCACGCCTGGCTATTTGGCGCCGGAAACATTGAAATGTAATATGTTCGAAGGCTCGCCTGGATATTCAAAAGAAGTTGATAT TTGGGCATGCGGCGTCATTATGTTCACATTACTTGTTGGCTGTCCACCGTTTTGGCATCGCAAACAAATGGTCATGTTGCGCAACATAATGGAGGGCAAATACAGCTTCACCTCACCCGAATGGGCTGATATATCAG AGGATCCAAAGGATCTCATACGGAAATGTCTAGTCGTCGATCCAGCGAAACGAATCACAGTGAAAGAAGTATTAAAGCATCCGTTCTTCAATCAGATG gTTTTATGCTCCGAACCGTCGACTGATGGCCGCACCACTTATCAGCTGAAATCGCAAAATCTACGCAACTCGCCTAGCAGTGGCGCGCAATTGTATTACAATcctaatattattaaaacacAGACGAACTATAGTTACAACAAACTACCGTCAACGTATGCCAGCAATAAtattagcaataacaacaatcgcAAGAGCATGACAAACATGTACTTAAGCAAACAAGCGAGTAATCAAAGCAATAATAGCAATAACACCTATACTACAAACGCAACTACTTCCCCGAGTACGACATTCCCTCAAGCGTACAATAACAATTACAATCAACGCAACTATCAAAGTAATGGTAATGCGTTTGACAACACTACGGCTGGTCCGACTACATTCCTCCcaacaaatcaaaataataacaGTATTGGCAACGCAACGCCGGCGCCGACGCCATTTATAACGCAAgaccagcagcaacaacagttgctctatcagcagcagcaacaatttatacaaaaacaacagcaaacataTGAACAACAG CGTCTTTCAATCAGTTGGTGTTGTGGCAATGAGAATTTGCTT ctGCGTAAACAAAGTCGCTTTAATGCACGCAAGAAATTCCAATTCGCCATATTGGTTATACGTGCTATGATAAGAATCCGCCGATTGCGCTACACCGCCGAGCCATTACGCGTCGAAGAGGCTATACGCGATCCATATCGGGTCAAGGTGCTGCGTAAG GTGATTGATGGCTGCGCTTTCCGCGTTTACGGGCATTGGGTGAAGAAGGGCGAAGGCCAGAATCGTGCCGCACTCTTCGAGAACACACCACGCACAGAATTGCATGCGCTCTACATAAACAACTTGAGTCGATAG
- the LOC105232036 gene encoding phosphorylase b kinase gamma catalytic chain, skeletal muscle/heart isoform isoform X6 has protein sequence MAKDEEEDDVLPDKDAAKGFYAKYEPKEILGRGISSTVRRCIEKETGIEFAAKIIDLGAATEAGDTNPYHMLEATRQEISILRQVMGHPYIIDLQDVFESDAFVFLVFELCPKGELFDYLTSVVTLSEKKTRTIMRQIFEGVEYIHAKNIVHRDLKPENILLDENHNVKITDFGFARQLKGDEKLTDLCGTPGYLAPETLKCNMFEGSPGYSKEVDIWACGVIMFTLLVGCPPFWHRKQMVMLRNIMEGKYSFTSPEWADISEDPKDLIRKCLVVDPAKRITVKEVLKHPFFNQMLFEQNIDGLKRSLSTKSRRMSRINDIALLRKQSRFNARKKFQFAILVIRAMIRIRRLRYTAEPLRVEEAIRDPYRVKVLRKVIDGCAFRVYGHWVKKGEGQNRAALFENTPRTELHALYINNLSR, from the exons AGGCATCAGTTCCACAGTGCGACGCTGCATTGAAAAGGAGACCGGCATCGAGTTTGCCGCCAAAATCATCGATCTTGGCGCCGCCACAGAAGCTGGGGATACCAATCCATATCATATGCTCGAAGCCACAAGACAGGAAATTTCAATACTCAGACAAGTTATGGGGCATCCCTATATAA TTGATCTACAAGATGTCTTCGAATCGGATGCTTTCGTCTTTTTAGTATTTGAATTGTGTCCGAAAGGTGAACTCTTCGATTACCTCACCTCGGTTGTAACGTTGTCGGAGAAGAAGACACGCACCATAATGCGACAAATATTTGAGGGTGTCGAATATATACATGCAAAGAATATTGTACATAGAGATTTGAAACCCGAAAATATTCTACTCGATGAAAATCATAATGTTAAAATAACAGATTTCGGTTTTGCGCGACAACTGAAGGGTGACGAAAAGTTAACAG ACCTCTGCGGCACGCCTGGCTATTTGGCGCCGGAAACATTGAAATGTAATATGTTCGAAGGCTCGCCTGGATATTCAAAAGAAGTTGATAT TTGGGCATGCGGCGTCATTATGTTCACATTACTTGTTGGCTGTCCACCGTTTTGGCATCGCAAACAAATGGTCATGTTGCGCAACATAATGGAGGGCAAATACAGCTTCACCTCACCCGAATGGGCTGATATATCAG AGGATCCAAAGGATCTCATACGGAAATGTCTAGTCGTCGATCCAGCGAAACGAATCACAGTGAAAGAAGTATTAAAGCATCCGTTCTTCAATCAGATG TTATTCGAGCAAAATATCGATGGACTGAAGCGCAGCCTATCCACCAAATCTAGGAGAATGAGTCGCATCAATGACATTGCACTG ctGCGTAAACAAAGTCGCTTTAATGCACGCAAGAAATTCCAATTCGCCATATTGGTTATACGTGCTATGATAAGAATCCGCCGATTGCGCTACACCGCCGAGCCATTACGCGTCGAAGAGGCTATACGCGATCCATATCGGGTCAAGGTGCTGCGTAAG GTGATTGATGGCTGCGCTTTCCGCGTTTACGGGCATTGGGTGAAGAAGGGCGAAGGCCAGAATCGTGCCGCACTCTTCGAGAACACACCACGCACAGAATTGCATGCGCTCTACATAAACAACTTGAGTCGATAG
- the LOC105232036 gene encoding phosphorylase b kinase gamma catalytic chain, skeletal muscle/heart isoform isoform X5, which translates to MAKDEEEDDVLPDKDAAKGFYAKYEPKEILGRGISSTVRRCIEKETGIEFAAKIIDLGAATEAGDTNPYHMLEATRQEISILRQVMGHPYIIDLQDVFESDAFVFLVFELCPKGELFDYLTSVVTLSEKKTRTIMRQIFEGVEYIHAKNIVHRDLKPENILLDENHNVKITDFGFARQLKGDEKLTDLCGTPGYLAPETLKCNMFEGSPGYSKEVDIWACGVIMFTLLVGCPPFWHRKQMVMLRNIMEGKYSFTSPEWADISEDPKDLIRKCLVVDPAKRITVKEVLKHPFFNQMLFEQNIDGLKRSLSTKSRRMSRINDIALRLSISWCCGNENLLLRKQSRFNARKKFQFAILVIRAMIRIRRLRYTAEPLRVEEAIRDPYRVKVLRKVIDGCAFRVYGHWVKKGEGQNRAALFENTPRTELHALYINNLSR; encoded by the exons AGGCATCAGTTCCACAGTGCGACGCTGCATTGAAAAGGAGACCGGCATCGAGTTTGCCGCCAAAATCATCGATCTTGGCGCCGCCACAGAAGCTGGGGATACCAATCCATATCATATGCTCGAAGCCACAAGACAGGAAATTTCAATACTCAGACAAGTTATGGGGCATCCCTATATAA TTGATCTACAAGATGTCTTCGAATCGGATGCTTTCGTCTTTTTAGTATTTGAATTGTGTCCGAAAGGTGAACTCTTCGATTACCTCACCTCGGTTGTAACGTTGTCGGAGAAGAAGACACGCACCATAATGCGACAAATATTTGAGGGTGTCGAATATATACATGCAAAGAATATTGTACATAGAGATTTGAAACCCGAAAATATTCTACTCGATGAAAATCATAATGTTAAAATAACAGATTTCGGTTTTGCGCGACAACTGAAGGGTGACGAAAAGTTAACAG ACCTCTGCGGCACGCCTGGCTATTTGGCGCCGGAAACATTGAAATGTAATATGTTCGAAGGCTCGCCTGGATATTCAAAAGAAGTTGATAT TTGGGCATGCGGCGTCATTATGTTCACATTACTTGTTGGCTGTCCACCGTTTTGGCATCGCAAACAAATGGTCATGTTGCGCAACATAATGGAGGGCAAATACAGCTTCACCTCACCCGAATGGGCTGATATATCAG AGGATCCAAAGGATCTCATACGGAAATGTCTAGTCGTCGATCCAGCGAAACGAATCACAGTGAAAGAAGTATTAAAGCATCCGTTCTTCAATCAGATG TTATTCGAGCAAAATATCGATGGACTGAAGCGCAGCCTATCCACCAAATCTAGGAGAATGAGTCGCATCAATGACATTGCACTG CGTCTTTCAATCAGTTGGTGTTGTGGCAATGAGAATTTGCTT ctGCGTAAACAAAGTCGCTTTAATGCACGCAAGAAATTCCAATTCGCCATATTGGTTATACGTGCTATGATAAGAATCCGCCGATTGCGCTACACCGCCGAGCCATTACGCGTCGAAGAGGCTATACGCGATCCATATCGGGTCAAGGTGCTGCGTAAG GTGATTGATGGCTGCGCTTTCCGCGTTTACGGGCATTGGGTGAAGAAGGGCGAAGGCCAGAATCGTGCCGCACTCTTCGAGAACACACCACGCACAGAATTGCATGCGCTCTACATAAACAACTTGAGTCGATAG
- the LOC105232036 gene encoding phosphorylase b kinase gamma catalytic chain, skeletal muscle/heart isoform isoform X4, translated as MAKDEEEDDVLPDKDAAKGFYAKYEPKEILGRGISSTVRRCIEKETGIEFAAKIIDLGAATEAGDTNPYHMLEATRQEISILRQVMGHPYIIDLQDVFESDAFVFLVFELCPKGELFDYLTSVVTLSEKKTRTIMRQIFEGVEYIHAKNIVHRDLKPENILLDENHNVKITDFGFARQLKGDEKLTDLCGTPGYLAPETLKCNMFEGSPGYSKEVDIWACGVIMFTLLVGCPPFWHRKQMVMLRNIMEGKYSFTSPEWADISEDPKDLIRKCLVVDPAKRITVKEVLKHPFFNQMVLCSEPSTDGRTTYQLKSQNLRNSPSSGAQLYYNPNIIKTQTNYSYNKLPSTYASNNISNNNNRKSMTNMYLSKQASNQSNNSNNTYTTNATTSPSTTFPQAYNNNYNQRNYQSNGNAFDNTTAGPTTFLPTNQNNNSIGNATPAPTPFITQDQQQQQLLYQQQQQFIQKQQQTYEQQLRKQSRFNARKKFQFAILVIRAMIRIRRLRYTAEPLRVEEAIRDPYRVKVLRKVIDGCAFRVYGHWVKKGEGQNRAALFENTPRTELHALYINNLSR; from the exons AGGCATCAGTTCCACAGTGCGACGCTGCATTGAAAAGGAGACCGGCATCGAGTTTGCCGCCAAAATCATCGATCTTGGCGCCGCCACAGAAGCTGGGGATACCAATCCATATCATATGCTCGAAGCCACAAGACAGGAAATTTCAATACTCAGACAAGTTATGGGGCATCCCTATATAA TTGATCTACAAGATGTCTTCGAATCGGATGCTTTCGTCTTTTTAGTATTTGAATTGTGTCCGAAAGGTGAACTCTTCGATTACCTCACCTCGGTTGTAACGTTGTCGGAGAAGAAGACACGCACCATAATGCGACAAATATTTGAGGGTGTCGAATATATACATGCAAAGAATATTGTACATAGAGATTTGAAACCCGAAAATATTCTACTCGATGAAAATCATAATGTTAAAATAACAGATTTCGGTTTTGCGCGACAACTGAAGGGTGACGAAAAGTTAACAG ACCTCTGCGGCACGCCTGGCTATTTGGCGCCGGAAACATTGAAATGTAATATGTTCGAAGGCTCGCCTGGATATTCAAAAGAAGTTGATAT TTGGGCATGCGGCGTCATTATGTTCACATTACTTGTTGGCTGTCCACCGTTTTGGCATCGCAAACAAATGGTCATGTTGCGCAACATAATGGAGGGCAAATACAGCTTCACCTCACCCGAATGGGCTGATATATCAG AGGATCCAAAGGATCTCATACGGAAATGTCTAGTCGTCGATCCAGCGAAACGAATCACAGTGAAAGAAGTATTAAAGCATCCGTTCTTCAATCAGATG gTTTTATGCTCCGAACCGTCGACTGATGGCCGCACCACTTATCAGCTGAAATCGCAAAATCTACGCAACTCGCCTAGCAGTGGCGCGCAATTGTATTACAATcctaatattattaaaacacAGACGAACTATAGTTACAACAAACTACCGTCAACGTATGCCAGCAATAAtattagcaataacaacaatcgcAAGAGCATGACAAACATGTACTTAAGCAAACAAGCGAGTAATCAAAGCAATAATAGCAATAACACCTATACTACAAACGCAACTACTTCCCCGAGTACGACATTCCCTCAAGCGTACAATAACAATTACAATCAACGCAACTATCAAAGTAATGGTAATGCGTTTGACAACACTACGGCTGGTCCGACTACATTCCTCCcaacaaatcaaaataataacaGTATTGGCAACGCAACGCCGGCGCCGACGCCATTTATAACGCAAgaccagcagcaacaacagttgctctatcagcagcagcaacaatttatacaaaaacaacagcaaacataTGAACAACAG ctGCGTAAACAAAGTCGCTTTAATGCACGCAAGAAATTCCAATTCGCCATATTGGTTATACGTGCTATGATAAGAATCCGCCGATTGCGCTACACCGCCGAGCCATTACGCGTCGAAGAGGCTATACGCGATCCATATCGGGTCAAGGTGCTGCGTAAG GTGATTGATGGCTGCGCTTTCCGCGTTTACGGGCATTGGGTGAAGAAGGGCGAAGGCCAGAATCGTGCCGCACTCTTCGAGAACACACCACGCACAGAATTGCATGCGCTCTACATAAACAACTTGAGTCGATAG
- the LOC105232036 gene encoding phosphorylase b kinase gamma catalytic chain, skeletal muscle/heart isoform isoform X7: protein MAKDEEEDDVLPDKDAAKGFYAKYEPKEILGRGISSTVRRCIEKETGIEFAAKIIDLGAATEAGDTNPYHMLEATRQEISILRQVMGHPYIIDLQDVFESDAFVFLVFELCPKGELFDYLTSVVTLSEKKTRTIMRQIFEGVEYIHAKNIVHRDLKPENILLDENHNVKITDFGFARQLKGDEKLTDLCGTPGYLAPETLKCNMFEGSPGYSKEVDIWACGVIMFTLLVGCPPFWHRKQMVMLRNIMEGKYSFTSPEWADISEDPKDLIRKCLVVDPAKRITVKEVLKHPFFNQMLRKQSRFNARKKFQFAILVIRAMIRIRRLRYTAEPLRVEEAIRDPYRVKVLRKVIDGCAFRVYGHWVKKGEGQNRAALFENTPRTELHALYINNLSR from the exons AGGCATCAGTTCCACAGTGCGACGCTGCATTGAAAAGGAGACCGGCATCGAGTTTGCCGCCAAAATCATCGATCTTGGCGCCGCCACAGAAGCTGGGGATACCAATCCATATCATATGCTCGAAGCCACAAGACAGGAAATTTCAATACTCAGACAAGTTATGGGGCATCCCTATATAA TTGATCTACAAGATGTCTTCGAATCGGATGCTTTCGTCTTTTTAGTATTTGAATTGTGTCCGAAAGGTGAACTCTTCGATTACCTCACCTCGGTTGTAACGTTGTCGGAGAAGAAGACACGCACCATAATGCGACAAATATTTGAGGGTGTCGAATATATACATGCAAAGAATATTGTACATAGAGATTTGAAACCCGAAAATATTCTACTCGATGAAAATCATAATGTTAAAATAACAGATTTCGGTTTTGCGCGACAACTGAAGGGTGACGAAAAGTTAACAG ACCTCTGCGGCACGCCTGGCTATTTGGCGCCGGAAACATTGAAATGTAATATGTTCGAAGGCTCGCCTGGATATTCAAAAGAAGTTGATAT TTGGGCATGCGGCGTCATTATGTTCACATTACTTGTTGGCTGTCCACCGTTTTGGCATCGCAAACAAATGGTCATGTTGCGCAACATAATGGAGGGCAAATACAGCTTCACCTCACCCGAATGGGCTGATATATCAG AGGATCCAAAGGATCTCATACGGAAATGTCTAGTCGTCGATCCAGCGAAACGAATCACAGTGAAAGAAGTATTAAAGCATCCGTTCTTCAATCAGATG ctGCGTAAACAAAGTCGCTTTAATGCACGCAAGAAATTCCAATTCGCCATATTGGTTATACGTGCTATGATAAGAATCCGCCGATTGCGCTACACCGCCGAGCCATTACGCGTCGAAGAGGCTATACGCGATCCATATCGGGTCAAGGTGCTGCGTAAG GTGATTGATGGCTGCGCTTTCCGCGTTTACGGGCATTGGGTGAAGAAGGGCGAAGGCCAGAATCGTGCCGCACTCTTCGAGAACACACCACGCACAGAATTGCATGCGCTCTACATAAACAACTTGAGTCGATAG